A section of the Nitrospirota bacterium genome encodes:
- a CDS encoding argininosuccinate synthase produces MMKIKKIVLAYSGGLDTSVAITWLKETYGCEVIAYCADLGQEEELTGLNAKALKTGASKAYIVDLREEFVKDFVFPMLRANAVYEGTYLLGTSIARPLIAKKQIEIAKKEKADAVAHGATGKGNDQVRFELTCYSLMPEVKIVAPWREWEFDSRESLIAYAKKHNIPVTATKSKPYSTDRNLFHISYEGGILEDPWAEPPQNMFTLSVSPEKAPSKATYIEIGYMDGNPVSVNGKKLSPAKLLKELNTIGGRNGIGRADIVENRYVGMKARGVYETPGGTILHTAHRAVESITLDREVMHLRDSLVPKYAELIYNGFWFSPEREALQSLIDHSQKGVTGTARLKLYKGNCTVAGRKSPKSLYNPELATFESEQVYNQKDAEGFIKLNALRLKIRTKIK; encoded by the coding sequence ATGATGAAGATAAAGAAGATAGTTCTTGCGTATTCAGGCGGGCTTGATACCTCGGTGGCTATAACATGGCTGAAGGAGACCTACGGGTGCGAGGTCATAGCTTACTGCGCAGACCTCGGGCAGGAGGAGGAGTTGACCGGGCTTAATGCAAAGGCTCTGAAGACCGGCGCGTCAAAGGCTTATATAGTTGACCTTAGGGAGGAGTTTGTTAAGGATTTTGTCTTCCCGATGCTCAGGGCAAATGCGGTTTATGAAGGAACATACCTTCTCGGCACCTCGATAGCAAGGCCGCTTATCGCAAAGAAGCAGATAGAGATCGCAAAGAAGGAGAAGGCAGACGCGGTCGCGCACGGAGCAACAGGCAAGGGCAATGACCAAGTGAGGTTTGAGCTTACATGTTATTCGCTTATGCCGGAGGTAAAGATCGTCGCTCCATGGAGGGAATGGGAGTTTGATTCAAGAGAGTCTTTGATAGCCTATGCCAAAAAACATAATATCCCTGTGACAGCCACAAAGAGCAAGCCTTACAGCACCGACAGGAACCTCTTTCACATCAGTTATGAGGGAGGAATTCTGGAAGACCCGTGGGCTGAGCCGCCTCAGAACATGTTCACATTATCCGTCTCTCCTGAGAAGGCGCCTTCAAAAGCGACTTACATAGAGATCGGCTATATGGATGGCAACCCTGTTTCAGTTAACGGCAAGAAACTTTCTCCTGCAAAGCTTCTGAAGGAACTGAACACAATAGGCGGCAGGAACGGAATCGGCAGGGCGGACATAGTTGAGAACAGGTATGTCGGCATGAAGGCAAGAGGCGTATATGAAACACCGGGCGGAACGATATTGCATACAGCTCACAGGGCTGTTGAATCAATCACGCTTGACAGGGAGGTCATGCACCTGAGGGATTCGCTTGTCCCAAAATACGCGGAGCTTATATATAACGGTTTCTGGTTCTCTCCTGAAAGAGAGGCCTTGCAGTCACTTATAGACCATTCACAAAAGGGCGTGACAGGAACGGCGAGGTTAAAGCTTTATAAAGGCAACTGCACCGTTGCCGGCAGAAAGTCGCCGAAGTCGCTTTACAACCCTGAGCTTGCGACATTTGAGTCTGAGCAGGTCTATAACCAGAAGGATGCCGAAGGGTTTATAAAGTTAAACGCCCTGAGGCTGAAGATAAGAACAAAAATAAAATAA